In Aminobacterium sp. MB27-C1, a single genomic region encodes these proteins:
- a CDS encoding S9 family peptidase, producing MKQRVELTDLLKYKFLSTPIFSPNGEHICFKVHQALQEENRYATNLWIYNIPRKELKQLTTSGKEKFFAWQPDGQSLLFASERKEPGKKETHLYSLPLDGGEAHFLKSIPMSLSSVVVLNDDLLLMMASFEPEYVNPYEADYMIFEQIPFCSNGKGFTAQRKNGLYLYRLSTEKATLLSPQDMDVENFCVGDNGNKILAWGPQYRCVKGRYNSLFEFDLQSDSKKELLTGDTFTCRWASYVNGEIWVTGSYLKEHGINENVKFYKLNNDGLSCVTPELDRGLRNSIGCDCRYGTTNLNLAFFAQGNTAWFVSTDNFRSYLHTVCPDGSIKQMTHELFSVDDYRICGDKAAVIGLKGLGLQELYLVKDGKEEQVTYFNDWLLQEYDLSEPIHVLVDNGTDDPIDGWYMKPVNFEEGQKYPAILDIHGGPKTTYGDVFFHEMQYWAAQGYGVFFCNPRGSDGKGNGFDDIRGKYGTIDYEDLMTFTNWITENISFIDKDRLGVTGGSYGGFMTNWIIGHTDLFKAAVSQRSISNWISKAGVSDIGYYFVPDQQDADIWSDADKLWWHSPLKYANQAKTPTLFIHSDEDHRCELSQGLQMFSALKRHGVESKMCVFKGENHELSRSGKPRQRLARLQEMTAWFDRFLKGKK from the coding sequence ATGAAACAAAGAGTAGAATTAACGGATTTGCTGAAATATAAATTTCTTTCAACTCCTATATTTTCACCGAATGGAGAACATATTTGCTTCAAGGTTCATCAGGCTTTACAAGAAGAGAACCGTTATGCCACAAATCTTTGGATTTATAATATTCCTCGCAAAGAGCTTAAACAACTAACCACATCAGGTAAAGAAAAATTTTTTGCATGGCAGCCAGATGGACAGTCTCTCCTCTTCGCCAGTGAGAGGAAAGAGCCTGGGAAAAAAGAAACCCATCTTTATTCCCTCCCTCTGGATGGCGGAGAAGCCCATTTCCTCAAAAGTATCCCCATGTCTCTCTCTTCCGTTGTTGTCCTTAACGATGATCTTCTCTTAATGATGGCTTCTTTCGAGCCAGAATATGTAAACCCCTATGAAGCGGATTATATGATTTTTGAACAGATTCCATTTTGTTCCAATGGGAAAGGTTTTACAGCCCAACGTAAAAATGGACTTTATTTATATAGGTTATCTACAGAGAAGGCCACGTTACTTTCTCCCCAAGACATGGACGTTGAGAATTTTTGCGTAGGTGATAACGGGAATAAAATTTTAGCTTGGGGGCCGCAATATCGTTGCGTCAAAGGACGTTATAATTCATTGTTTGAATTTGATCTTCAATCGGATAGCAAGAAAGAGCTCTTAACTGGCGACACGTTTACCTGTCGTTGGGCATCATATGTCAATGGTGAAATATGGGTTACTGGCAGTTACCTTAAAGAACATGGAATCAATGAAAACGTTAAATTTTATAAGCTTAATAATGATGGTCTATCTTGTGTTACTCCCGAACTAGACAGAGGGTTGCGTAATTCCATAGGATGCGATTGTCGGTATGGAACGACAAATCTTAATCTTGCCTTTTTTGCCCAAGGAAACACCGCATGGTTTGTTTCTACAGATAACTTCAGATCTTATCTTCATACTGTTTGTCCAGATGGTTCGATAAAACAAATGACTCACGAGCTTTTTTCGGTTGATGATTATCGTATATGTGGAGATAAGGCTGCGGTTATAGGCTTAAAAGGATTGGGACTTCAAGAGCTTTATCTGGTAAAAGATGGAAAAGAAGAGCAGGTAACCTACTTTAACGATTGGCTTTTACAGGAATACGATCTTTCTGAACCTATCCATGTGCTTGTTGATAATGGAACAGACGATCCCATCGACGGATGGTATATGAAACCTGTAAATTTCGAGGAAGGGCAGAAGTATCCTGCCATTTTAGATATACATGGCGGTCCAAAAACGACGTATGGAGATGTGTTCTTTCACGAAATGCAATATTGGGCTGCGCAGGGCTATGGTGTCTTTTTCTGCAATCCCAGAGGAAGTGACGGGAAAGGAAATGGGTTTGATGATATACGAGGCAAGTATGGAACAATAGATTACGAAGATTTAATGACCTTTACCAATTGGATTACAGAGAATATTTCCTTTATTGATAAAGATCGCCTTGGCGTAACAGGTGGTTCTTATGGTGGATTTATGACGAACTGGATTATTGGACACACCGATCTCTTTAAAGCTGCTGTTTCTCAGCGGAGTATCAGTAACTGGATTTCAAAAGCTGGCGTATCGGATATAGGTTATTACTTTGTTCCAGATCAGCAAGATGCTGATATTTGGTCGGATGCTGATAAATTATGGTGGCATTCTCCTTTGAAGTATGCTAACCAGGCTAAAACTCCGACGCTCTTCATCCATTCTGATGAGGACCATCGCTGTGAACTTTCTCAGGGGCTTCAGATGTTTTCTGCATTGAAGCGTCATGGCGTGGAGAGTAAAATGTGTGTTTTCAAGGGAGAAAATCATGAATTGAGCCGAAGTGGCAAACCTCGGCAGCGTCTTGCCCGCCTTCAGGAGATGACAGCGTGGTTTGACCGTTTCTTAAAAGGGAAGAAGTAA
- a CDS encoding ABC transporter substrate-binding protein — protein MKKKMWIALLAALVCVFAVSGAFAEPQTGGILRWRLINDPPSLDPVFSNITVATRGSNLYLETLVTTSADGQKILPLLAESWEVNEDASVWTFHLRKGVHFHKAILGEPTLNGGREMTAEDVKYSFERLVKMKAARVFFASSIAGFEELNDGKVDEWSGIKVLDKYTVQFTLKSSFAPFLAVLTYPNFGVLPKEDAEKWGKEFTFHPVGTGPFILEKWDHDSLVSFKKNPDYWRKDANGKQLPYLDGVDLIIIPDNSVAYLEFKKGNIDVLPDIPDEYYNEIKEEFGDKFQEIPGLNVQYYGMNQTKAPFDNVKVRQALNYAINREAINELVLNGRYAVAKGVLPPGMPAYNPDMNSYTYNPEKAKELLKEAGYDKGFEVTLHYNNNPRHKAIGEAVQAQLAELGIKMNLSSSEVGAHYDAVRRGDYGLFRAGWAGDYVDPDNFLYTLFYSGNIGPQGNYSRYKNSEVDQWLVAARQETDHEKRVELYKKAEQKVVDDAVWLFLFYSTNSLVAGPNVEDIHLDFLGDYMTKLTQVYLAK, from the coding sequence ATGAAGAAAAAAATGTGGATAGCTTTGCTTGCAGCGCTAGTGTGTGTCTTTGCAGTATCTGGGGCTTTTGCTGAACCTCAGACCGGTGGTATTTTGAGATGGCGTCTTATTAACGATCCACCGTCTCTTGATCCTGTTTTTTCTAATATTACTGTTGCAACCCGTGGCTCAAATTTGTATCTGGAAACTTTGGTGACAACATCTGCTGATGGTCAAAAGATTCTTCCTTTGTTGGCTGAAAGCTGGGAAGTCAATGAAGATGCATCAGTTTGGACCTTCCATCTGCGCAAGGGCGTTCATTTCCATAAGGCAATTTTAGGCGAACCCACTCTCAATGGTGGCCGTGAAATGACAGCCGAAGATGTGAAATATAGCTTTGAACGTTTAGTAAAAATGAAAGCGGCTCGTGTTTTCTTTGCAAGCAGTATTGCCGGATTTGAAGAGTTGAACGATGGTAAGGTTGATGAATGGAGTGGCATCAAGGTTCTTGATAAATATACCGTTCAGTTTACTCTTAAGTCTTCTTTTGCACCTTTCCTTGCTGTTTTGACATACCCTAACTTCGGCGTTCTTCCTAAAGAAGATGCTGAGAAATGGGGCAAAGAGTTTACCTTCCATCCTGTGGGAACAGGTCCCTTTATTCTTGAAAAATGGGATCACGATAGCTTGGTTTCCTTTAAAAAGAATCCTGACTATTGGAGAAAAGATGCTAATGGAAAGCAGCTTCCTTATCTTGATGGGGTAGATCTGATTATTATCCCTGATAATAGCGTAGCTTACCTTGAGTTTAAAAAAGGTAACATTGACGTATTACCAGATATTCCTGATGAGTACTATAACGAAATCAAAGAAGAGTTTGGCGATAAGTTCCAGGAAATTCCTGGCTTGAACGTTCAATATTATGGAATGAACCAGACTAAGGCTCCCTTTGATAATGTTAAAGTTCGTCAGGCTTTGAACTACGCTATAAATAGAGAGGCCATCAACGAATTAGTTCTTAATGGACGTTATGCTGTTGCAAAGGGTGTTCTGCCTCCTGGTATGCCCGCATATAACCCCGATATGAACAGCTATACGTATAATCCAGAGAAAGCTAAAGAACTTTTGAAAGAGGCAGGATACGACAAAGGTTTTGAAGTGACACTTCATTATAATAACAACCCACGTCATAAGGCTATTGGTGAAGCAGTTCAGGCCCAGCTTGCTGAATTGGGAATTAAGATGAACCTTTCTTCTTCTGAAGTGGGAGCTCACTACGATGCCGTTCGACGTGGCGATTACGGTCTATTCAGAGCTGGATGGGCTGGAGACTATGTCGATCCCGATAACTTCCTTTATACATTGTTCTATTCCGGAAATATCGGACCTCAAGGAAACTATTCCCGTTATAAGAACAGCGAAGTAGATCAGTGGCTTGTTGCCGCACGCCAGGAAACTGATCATGAAAAACGTGTCGAGCTTTACAAAAAAGCCGAGCAGAAAGTTGTTGATGATGCTGTATGGCTCTTCCTTTTCTACAGCACAAACAGCCTTGTTGCAGGGCCAAACGTAGAGGATATTCATCTTGACTTCCTCGGAGACTATATGACGAAGCTTACACAAGTATATCTTGCAAAATAA
- a CDS encoding ABC transporter ATP-binding protein: protein MTLLTVKNLKTYFDTDAGTVKAVDGVSFSVEPGETLGIVGESGCGKSVTSLSIMGLLPRPAGRIAGGTILFDGKDLTKYSEEQMRKVRGNDISMIFQEPMTSLNPVFTIGEQIMEPLRLHQKMDNKAAFEKAVELLELVSIPSARQRMLEYPHQLSGGMRQRAMIAMALACNPALLIADEPTTALDVTVQAQILDLMNELKHKMNSAIIFITHDLGVIAQMAQKVVVMYAGKVVERAPVVPLFKDPRHPYTQGLLNSIPKLHTKSTRLDVIPGVVPSPLNFPSGCKFHNRCSQCFERCTKEEPPLYNLSDNRAVRCWLYENHSEKVGVENE from the coding sequence ATGACACTGCTAACAGTCAAAAACTTAAAAACATACTTTGATACAGATGCAGGGACAGTCAAAGCCGTTGATGGTGTCTCTTTCTCCGTTGAACCAGGAGAAACATTGGGTATCGTAGGAGAATCCGGATGCGGTAAATCGGTCACATCTCTCTCTATTATGGGGCTTTTACCTCGTCCTGCTGGACGTATAGCTGGAGGAACAATCCTCTTTGATGGAAAAGACCTTACTAAATACTCAGAGGAACAAATGAGAAAAGTTCGTGGGAATGATATCTCCATGATTTTCCAGGAACCTATGACAAGCCTTAATCCTGTCTTTACGATAGGAGAACAAATTATGGAACCACTTCGACTTCACCAGAAAATGGATAATAAGGCTGCTTTTGAAAAAGCAGTGGAACTGTTGGAACTTGTAAGCATTCCCTCTGCTCGTCAAAGGATGCTGGAATACCCTCACCAACTTTCTGGCGGTATGAGACAAAGAGCCATGATTGCAATGGCATTGGCGTGCAACCCTGCTCTTCTCATCGCAGATGAACCGACTACGGCCCTTGACGTTACAGTTCAAGCACAGATCCTTGATCTTATGAACGAACTCAAGCATAAAATGAATTCCGCCATTATTTTCATTACCCATGATCTTGGCGTTATTGCTCAGATGGCTCAAAAAGTAGTGGTAATGTACGCAGGGAAAGTTGTGGAGAGAGCTCCAGTTGTTCCGCTTTTCAAAGATCCCAGACATCCGTATACGCAAGGACTTTTGAACTCTATTCCTAAACTTCACACGAAGTCTACGCGTCTTGACGTTATTCCTGGAGTCGTGCCAAGCCCATTAAACTTTCCATCTGGATGTAAATTTCATAACCGTTGTTCTCAATGCTTTGAAAGATGCACTAAGGAAGAGCCACCTCTTTATAATCTTTCAGATAATAGGGCTGTTCGATGCTGGCTCTACGAAAACCACTCTGAGAAGGTAGGTGTAGAAAATGAATAA
- a CDS encoding M17 family metallopeptidase translates to MDFLSSHPSYTTPTSVRGFMIFEDIKIPESLTLYSSLASKWGKKGSIQFIPSSEGTHWIAIIGLGKKSDQNSDIICLYRNKTAEFVRKGTAMGVTSFSLTLPEDPTDATSKAVAEGAILGNYRFTKYRTTDTSPATQCESFFLEKGNLEAMERGRYIASAQTYSRDLANEPGNVITPLTMADIAREIASQYNMDLTILDEQQIQDQGLLALWHVGKGSKTPPRLVHLTYHPQGIEPLGKIAIVGKSVTFDSGGLCIKTRAGIKTMKCDKTGACNVLGIMKALTPLQCPYEVHGFFGAVENMPDGNSYRPDDIIRAFNGKTIEIKNTDAEGRVTLADMLAYASTFKPQAIIDMATLTGAAVTALGNYTAGLVCDYDELSDDLFQVASTTGERFHRFCMDDEKLREQINTPYADVVNTGGPGGGMITAGMFLKEFVDPTIPWAHLDIAAVDYYEKEFDCYGLGASAFATRTCLEYLLRNHK, encoded by the coding sequence ATGGATTTTCTAAGTTCTCACCCGTCATACACAACACCTACGAGTGTACGCGGATTTATGATTTTTGAGGATATCAAAATACCTGAATCTCTGACACTCTACAGTAGTTTGGCTTCGAAATGGGGGAAAAAGGGATCTATTCAATTTATTCCGTCCTCTGAAGGCACTCATTGGATCGCCATTATTGGTCTGGGGAAAAAGAGTGATCAAAATTCAGATATTATCTGCCTATACCGCAACAAAACTGCCGAATTTGTAAGAAAAGGAACAGCTATGGGGGTTACTTCCTTTTCTCTTACACTGCCAGAAGACCCAACAGATGCGACAAGTAAAGCTGTAGCTGAAGGAGCCATTTTAGGAAACTATCGATTCACAAAATACCGTACGACCGATACCTCACCAGCCACACAGTGTGAGTCCTTTTTCCTTGAGAAAGGAAACCTCGAAGCCATGGAAAGGGGCCGTTATATCGCTTCTGCTCAAACATATTCCAGAGATTTGGCTAATGAGCCTGGGAACGTTATCACCCCTCTTACAATGGCAGACATCGCCAGAGAAATAGCGTCACAATATAATATGGATCTCACCATTCTTGACGAGCAGCAAATTCAGGACCAAGGCCTTCTTGCTCTCTGGCACGTTGGCAAGGGGTCTAAAACACCTCCGAGACTTGTACATCTTACATATCATCCTCAAGGAATAGAACCCCTTGGAAAGATAGCTATCGTGGGCAAAAGCGTCACTTTTGATAGTGGCGGTCTCTGTATAAAAACAAGAGCTGGCATTAAAACCATGAAATGTGATAAAACCGGTGCTTGTAACGTTTTAGGTATTATGAAAGCTCTTACTCCTCTTCAATGTCCTTATGAAGTACATGGCTTTTTCGGAGCTGTCGAGAACATGCCTGATGGGAACTCGTACAGACCTGATGATATTATCCGCGCATTCAACGGTAAAACAATTGAAATAAAAAATACCGATGCTGAAGGTCGAGTTACTCTTGCTGATATGCTTGCTTATGCATCGACATTCAAACCTCAGGCCATTATTGATATGGCAACTCTTACAGGTGCTGCTGTTACAGCTCTGGGAAACTATACTGCAGGGCTAGTCTGCGATTATGATGAACTAAGCGATGACCTGTTTCAGGTAGCTTCGACAACGGGTGAACGTTTCCACAGATTTTGCATGGACGATGAAAAACTTCGAGAACAAATCAATACTCCTTATGCTGATGTAGTAAACACAGGCGGGCCTGGTGGTGGCATGATTACAGCAGGAATGTTTTTAAAAGAGTTTGTTGATCCCACCATTCCATGGGCTCATCTTGATATAGCAGCAGTTGACTACTATGAAAAGGAATTCGATTGCTATGGACTCGGAGCATCTGCTTTTGCTACACGAACCTGCCTCGAATACCTTCTAAGAAATCATAAATAA
- a CDS encoding dipeptidase codes for MADKNDMNLSYYERAQKLHEKNIVVDAHFDLLPLVLGKRLKGETHVIERDYLPSLKAGGVGLVISSLFIPNEYLPEMGLRRALDLISALHAEMEESPGLFVLCRNTREIRAAREKGQLAILLSFEGLEPIGNDLSLLRIFYELGVRGIGVTWSRRNYAADGCFFHSVEEGKKGGLTEFGVKVIREAARLGMYLDVSHLNDEGFDDLFSFYEGPFMASHSNCRALAPSMRNLTDDLIRKLASRGGVMGMNVCSTFVGDPDVKKLDEKDLANHVDHIRELAGVEHIGFGFDFCDEMRDFTKPGPHRNYDCIKGHSRSLEFTAEFLARDYSEEDAIKIMGGNFMRFLERTIG; via the coding sequence ATGGCAGATAAGAACGACATGAATCTTTCTTATTATGAGAGAGCTCAGAAACTTCACGAGAAAAATATAGTAGTTGATGCGCATTTTGATCTTTTACCATTGGTTTTGGGAAAGCGTTTAAAGGGTGAAACTCATGTTATTGAACGAGATTATCTTCCCTCTCTAAAAGCGGGCGGTGTCGGTCTGGTTATTTCCTCACTCTTTATACCCAATGAATATCTGCCTGAGATGGGGTTACGACGTGCTCTTGATTTAATAAGCGCACTTCATGCAGAAATGGAAGAAAGTCCAGGCCTTTTTGTTTTATGTAGAAATACTCGAGAAATTCGTGCTGCCAGAGAAAAGGGGCAACTTGCCATACTTCTGTCATTCGAAGGTCTTGAACCTATCGGAAACGACCTTTCTTTGCTTCGTATTTTTTATGAATTGGGTGTCAGAGGTATTGGTGTTACATGGAGCCGCCGAAATTACGCAGCAGATGGCTGCTTTTTCCACAGTGTAGAAGAAGGGAAAAAAGGTGGGCTCACTGAGTTCGGTGTAAAAGTTATTCGAGAAGCAGCTCGTTTAGGGATGTATCTTGATGTAAGCCACCTTAATGACGAGGGTTTTGACGATCTCTTTTCTTTTTATGAAGGACCTTTCATGGCCTCACATTCTAATTGCAGAGCGCTGGCTCCATCTATGAGAAATCTTACAGATGATTTAATTCGCAAATTAGCATCGCGAGGTGGTGTGATGGGCATGAATGTGTGCAGTACTTTTGTGGGAGATCCCGATGTGAAAAAGTTGGATGAAAAAGATTTAGCCAATCATGTTGATCATATCCGCGAATTGGCAGGGGTTGAGCATATAGGTTTTGGTTTTGATTTTTGCGATGAAATGAGAGATTTTACAAAACCTGGGCCTCATAGAAATTATGATTGCATAAAAGGACATTCTCGCTCTCTTGAGTTTACTGCGGAATTTCTTGCTAGAGATTACAGTGAGGAAGATGCAATAAAGATTATGGGCGGGAATTTTATGAGATTTTTGGAAAGAACTATAGGATAA
- a CDS encoding ABC transporter ATP-binding protein, producing the protein MNKNSPDLLRVEGLKKYFPIKKGVFKKTVGYVKAVDGVSFSIKKGETLGLVGESGCGKSTTGRTLMHLLTPTEGSVYFKGKDVGETLKENPAEIRKNIQIIFQDPYGSLNPRMTVQEIVGEAVKYYGIVKGKKELDEYVTDVIVKAGLLPEHRFRYPHEFSGGQRQRIGIARALALKPEFIVCDEPVSALDVSIQSQVLNELIDLKEEFDLTYLFITHDLSVVKFISDRIAIMYLGTIVELGEKEEIFENSMHPYTKALLSSIPLPDPEQRGTRIPLEGDIPSPANPPTGCRFHTRCPFAMDRCSQEIPELVDRGNEHFTACFLHEK; encoded by the coding sequence ATGAATAAAAATAGCCCAGACCTTCTTAGAGTCGAAGGACTTAAAAAATACTTTCCCATAAAAAAGGGAGTCTTTAAAAAAACAGTAGGCTACGTAAAAGCTGTGGATGGCGTCTCTTTTTCCATAAAAAAAGGAGAAACACTAGGACTTGTAGGCGAGTCTGGATGTGGAAAATCTACAACTGGGCGTACACTTATGCACCTTCTTACGCCTACTGAAGGCTCTGTGTATTTTAAAGGTAAAGATGTGGGAGAAACTTTGAAGGAAAATCCTGCAGAAATTCGAAAAAACATACAAATCATCTTTCAAGATCCTTATGGAAGCCTTAATCCTCGCATGACAGTGCAGGAAATAGTAGGAGAAGCCGTTAAATATTACGGTATTGTCAAAGGCAAGAAGGAACTAGATGAGTATGTGACCGACGTTATTGTTAAGGCAGGTCTTCTTCCAGAACATCGATTCCGTTATCCGCATGAGTTTTCTGGCGGACAGAGGCAGAGAATAGGTATTGCACGAGCTCTTGCTCTCAAACCTGAGTTTATTGTTTGTGACGAACCTGTAAGTGCCCTTGACGTCTCTATACAGAGCCAGGTTCTTAACGAACTTATAGATTTGAAGGAAGAATTTGATCTCACGTACCTTTTTATCACCCACGACCTCTCTGTCGTAAAGTTTATTTCCGACAGAATAGCCATAATGTATCTAGGAACAATTGTAGAGTTAGGTGAAAAAGAAGAGATCTTTGAAAATTCTATGCATCCCTATACTAAAGCTCTTCTTTCCTCTATTCCTCTTCCTGATCCTGAACAGCGAGGAACACGAATTCCGTTGGAAGGTGATATCCCTTCACCGGCTAACCCTCCCACGGGCTGCCGTTTCCACACACGTTGCCCATTCGCCATGGATCGCTGTTCCCAAGAAATTCCGGAACTTGTCGACAGAGGAAACGAACACTTTACTGCCTGTTTTCTCCATGAAAAATAA
- a CDS encoding ABC transporter permease: MAEKQKRKATTGNLWYEAWIRFRRNKLAMIGLFMVIALLSIAIFAPFIAPHDPTKQLIWTEGVKAKLAAPSAEHWMGTDLYGRDIFSRIIYGARISLQIGIFATIVSLVVGVTLGALAGYFGGYVDDIISWVINVVFAFPFFLFVLAVVAVFKNPGMIVIFISIGIVTWVPIARVARAQFISLREREYVEATKALGLPTSRIIFRHILPNAIAPIIVQATLGMGGVITTEAGLAFLGFGAQPPTPSWGLMISEGQRYLTTGQWWWAIFPGLAIMYTVLAFNFVGDGLRDALDVRLKR; encoded by the coding sequence ATGGCAGAAAAACAAAAAAGGAAAGCTACGACAGGAAACCTCTGGTATGAGGCATGGATTCGTTTTCGCCGCAACAAATTAGCAATGATAGGGTTATTTATGGTTATAGCTTTGCTCAGTATAGCTATATTTGCACCATTTATAGCTCCTCACGACCCGACCAAACAGCTTATTTGGACAGAAGGAGTTAAAGCGAAACTTGCAGCGCCATCTGCAGAGCACTGGATGGGAACAGACCTCTACGGACGAGATATTTTCAGTCGAATTATTTATGGGGCCAGAATATCTCTCCAGATCGGTATTTTTGCAACCATCGTGTCTCTCGTTGTAGGCGTAACCCTCGGAGCATTGGCTGGGTATTTCGGTGGCTATGTTGACGATATTATTTCGTGGGTCATCAACGTAGTATTCGCCTTTCCATTCTTTCTCTTCGTTCTGGCCGTCGTTGCTGTCTTTAAAAATCCAGGAATGATCGTCATTTTCATATCTATTGGTATTGTGACATGGGTACCTATTGCCCGTGTTGCCAGAGCACAGTTTATCTCACTTCGAGAAAGAGAATATGTGGAAGCAACAAAAGCTCTCGGCTTGCCAACGTCAAGAATAATATTCAGGCATATTTTGCCTAACGCTATTGCACCAATAATCGTTCAGGCAACCTTAGGCATGGGTGGAGTTATTACAACAGAAGCAGGGCTTGCTTTTCTTGGTTTTGGTGCTCAACCGCCTACACCCAGTTGGGGACTCATGATATCTGAAGGCCAGCGTTATCTGACTACAGGACAATGGTGGTGGGCTATATTCCCTGGCTTAGCGATCATGTACACCGTTCTCGCTTTCAACTTTGTAGGTGATGGCCTTCGTGACGCCCTTGATGTTCGTTTAAAAAGGTAG
- a CDS encoding ABC transporter permease: MFSYITRKILYTIPVVWGVITVVFLLINVVPGDPAMIMMGQRGDPETLAKIRADLGLDLPLHVQYVRFITQVCKGDLGTSYRTNEKVLDAIITRFGATAKLAAGALFLGTTIGILAGIISAVKQYSVFDYSAMFIAIAGVSAPVFWIGLLLLFIFAYTLGWIPGAGFGDGSIKYLILPMITLGVRPAALTARLTRSCMLEVLNQDYIRTARAKGLAQNIIIMKHALKNAMIPIITIIGTQIASLLSGAVLTETIFAWPGIGRLSVDALIARDFPMIRGTVIFMAIIFLVANLIVDISYGFFDPRIRYD; this comes from the coding sequence GTGTTTTCGTACATCACGAGGAAAATTCTTTACACAATCCCTGTTGTGTGGGGCGTTATAACAGTCGTGTTTCTTCTTATTAATGTTGTGCCTGGAGACCCTGCCATGATTATGATGGGGCAACGTGGCGACCCGGAAACTCTCGCAAAAATTCGAGCGGATTTAGGCCTTGATCTTCCGCTTCACGTTCAGTACGTCCGCTTTATTACCCAAGTATGTAAAGGGGACCTTGGAACATCCTACCGAACAAATGAAAAAGTTTTAGACGCCATTATCACCCGCTTTGGAGCTACGGCCAAGCTTGCAGCTGGTGCTTTGTTTCTGGGAACCACTATCGGTATATTGGCTGGTATTATTTCGGCAGTTAAACAATATTCCGTTTTTGATTACTCGGCTATGTTTATAGCCATAGCAGGGGTAAGCGCCCCAGTTTTCTGGATAGGGCTTCTTCTGCTTTTTATTTTTGCGTACACCCTTGGTTGGATTCCAGGTGCAGGATTTGGAGACGGATCTATCAAATATCTGATACTTCCCATGATTACATTAGGTGTTCGACCTGCCGCATTAACAGCCCGTCTTACTCGTTCCTGCATGCTTGAAGTTCTTAATCAAGACTACATCCGTACCGCCCGCGCCAAAGGTTTGGCACAAAACATAATTATCATGAAACATGCTTTGAAAAATGCCATGATTCCTATCATCACCATTATAGGAACTCAAATAGCGTCTCTTCTTTCTGGTGCCGTTCTAACAGAAACCATCTTCGCATGGCCAGGTATTGGCCGACTTTCTGTAGATGCACTGATAGCTCGAGATTTCCCTATGATTCGTGGAACAGTTATTTTCATGGCCATCATCTTTCTTGTAGCCAATCTTATCGTTGATATATCTTACGGCTTCTTCGATCCACGAATTCGTTACGACTAG